Genomic segment of Capra hircus breed San Clemente unplaced genomic scaffold, ASM170441v1, whole genome shotgun sequence:
CCACATGCACCCTCGGCCTCCTCAGGTCCTGGAAGCCTGGGCGCCCGAGCCCCAGGCCGGAGGACGGAGGACGGGAGGCTGgagggtcggggggggggggtgggggggggcaggggggatggaggtggggttgCAGGTCCGCAAGCGACCCCACCCACAGCCTCTGACTCAAAGTCCCACCCCGCATCCCTGCGCGTGAGCTGCTCACCCGAAGAAGCCGCGCAGGAAGGCCACGTAGATGAGGGGCgcaaagaagctgaagtagagGAAGGTGGTGGCGTCCACgcagctgggggcaggggcgAGTCAGGGCTGCGGCGGGGGACCTGCGCCCCTCTCctggccccccgccccccgccccccgcacatACCAGAGCCCCTCGACGATGTCTGCGCACAGCAGCGCGCTCCCCAGCCCTTGCACCAGGTTGAGCAGCGCCAGGATGCCCGCGTACACGTAGAAGCTCCTCCGCGCTGCAGGGCGGGCGCATGAGGCCCTGCCCGGGGCCAGGGCCCGCCCGGGGCACCCACAACCACACCCCCGACCCCCAACCactgccacccccacccaccccccactccccaacacccccacccccaacccaaacCCCCAACCACCCCACAAACCCCGACCAACCCTCaaccactccccaccccatcgccccccacccccaaccacccCGCAACCCTCCAACCCCCATCACCCCCAACCACCCCCGCCCCACGCCCGGCCCCACCCTGGGCACTCACACGGCAGGGAGATGCGCTCCTTCAGCGGGGTCTTGGGGAGCACGACCACCAGGGAGTACACCTGTGGAGGCAGCAGGGCTGACGGGGCGCCCAGCCCCTCAGCAGCGCGCCCAGGCCCCGTGGGCAGCCCCGGCCCCCCGTCGGCTCACCAGGAAGAAGAAACAGGAGCTGACGACCCAGAACTGGCGGCCCCCGTGCCCGTAGATGTTGAAATCCTCGGCCGACAGGTGGGCGTCGGGGTACAGGATCTCCAGCGTGCCCTGCGGCGGTGCGGGGGCGGGCCTCAGGGGCTCCCGCAGCCCGCCCCACTAAGGCCCTCCGTCCCCGCTCCAGCCTCCTCTCCGCCACAGCCCGCCCCCAGGCGGgggtccccccccccccgctggcAGAGGGCCCTCTGGAGGCCGGCCCTTGGGGGGACCCGCAGAGCTGCCGGCTGCTTGCTGAACAGCAGGTCCAGCCTGGTGGATGAGAATCCGAGGCGCCCAGCACGCGGCTTGCAGGTGCTTCCTTCGCGGCATGGAATGTTTGAGCCCCTGCACTTGATGTCCTGACGCCCCCCGCCCAGGACCAGCGGCAGTGCACGCCCAGGCCCCCgctgcctgccccctgcccctcacctGCGTGACGGAGTAGGCCAGCGACAGCACCGTGGTGATGGCCAGCACCCGCCTGATGCTGGACTTGCTCTCCAGGTGCCCTGGAACAAACGTCCTGGTCAGGGGGCGGGGCCCgccccgggggcggggccggggcggggccagtgccgggggcggggctggggtgggCGCAGGCGCAGGGGCACACACACCGAAGGCCAGGCCCAGGATGACCACGCTCAGCTCGATGGCCAGCAGGAAGAAGCGCGTGATCTCCCACAGGATCTGGACACAGTGGGGCAGAGCGTCAGCCCTGGGGCCGGCGCCCCTCCCGGCGCCCAGCGCCCCCACCGACAGGCCCAGGCCCACCTTGTCAGCCACCGTCGCGGCATCTGATGTGCTGACCGTCATGGACACCACCGCCCGGGCAATGCCCACCAGCGCCACCACGAACACCTGGGGAGGCAAAGAGGACCCAGGGTTGGGGGGAGGTCACACCAGGGGACGACTTCTCCCAGAATCGCTTCTGTGGGCGCAAGACTGTACCATCTGACCCCTGAGCCTGGAAAGCCGTGTCCAGCCTCGGGAGGCTGACACCACTTGGGGCCACATGCCCGCCGCGTGCCAGGCAGCCAGGGGCGGGAGCTCTATGTGCTCCCACTGGGGGCGTGCTCACAGCACCGTGAGCTGAAAAGATCCACAGCGCATCTGGAGGACGGGCACTGAGGTCTAGAGGGGCCGTGCCGCTGGCCCCAGGTCTTGTGGCACAGCCAGAGGTCAGAACACGCTGGGCATCCCCCACCTGGCACCCACTCCCCTTTCCTTCAAGCCATACTTCCCCAGTTTGCTCCCTGGGGCCACTACCCTCCTCGGTCCATGCAGTCTCGCTGAGCTGACCCCTCCCTTCCAGCTCCAGAGTATCTCTTTCCCTGCGAGTCAGGGATGAACAGGGGTCCCAGGTGGGCCACTCAGAGGTAACGCCAGGtctgcagtgtgcaaccaccgAGTGATGCCCTTCCGCTGCAGCTGGCAGGGGGTCAGCTCAGGGAGGTCAGCACACAGCTCTCTTGGATGCTTTTGATACCGTGCGGGGAGAACGCATGTGAAGGTAAGGCCAGCGGCAAGTGGACGTGCAAAAAGAGGGTCTTGACAGCGTCAGGTAACCCCTGGATGCAGCCACACCTGAAGCTAGTTATTCTTTACAAAGACAGCTAATAATTCCCTGTTTTGCTTAAGCCAGGTGGAACTGGGTTTTCTGTCACCGATTGGAATGAACTCACCAGGATATAAAAAGTGATAAAGATGGGGCTGGAGGTGACTCGAATCTTGGCCCGAGCGAATGGAAGCTTCCAGAGCAGGAAGATGAAAAACAGCACATTGGGGATGAGCAGCAGGAGGTCCCAGTACCGGACCCTGGAAGACGGGCACAGCAGGCGGCTCAGCGGTGGGGCTGTCTGCACCCCAGCACGCctgcctcccacacacacacacagacacagg
This window contains:
- the TPRA1 gene encoding transmembrane protein adipocyte-associated 1 isoform X2; translation: MWEGFLEVSGEGKQAKPQAWVLSLPGPVTSGEALNASAPGSALRKGTMTARRQGGLEAEGAWAGLAAGRMDTWDMGASSPPPLAPNISVPHRCLLLLYEDIGTSRVRYWDLLLLIPNVLFFIFLLWKLPFARAKIRVTSSPIFITFYILVFVVALVGIARAVVSMTVSTSDAATVADKILWEITRFFLLAIELSVVILGLAFGHLESKSSIRRVLAITTVLSLAYSVTQGTLEILYPDAHLSAEDFNIYGHGGRQFWVVSSCFFFLVYSLVVVLPKTPLKERISLPSRRSFYVYAGILALLNLVQGLGSALLCADIVEGLCCVDATTFLYFSFFAPLIYVAFLRGFFGSEPKILFSYKCQVDETEEPDMHLPQPYAVARREGLEAAGAASTQFDSAGVAYLDDVASLPCHTGSINSLDSERWKAINA
- the TPRA1 gene encoding transmembrane protein adipocyte-associated 1 isoform X3, encoding MDTWDMGASSPPPLAPNISVPHRCLLLLYEDIGTSRVRYWDLLLLIPNVLFFIFLLWKLPFARAKIRVTSSPIFITFYILVFVVALVGIARAVVSMTVSTSDAATVADKILWEITRFFLLAIELSVVILGLAFGHLESKSSIRRVLAITTVLSLAYSVTQGTLEILYPDAHLSAEDFNIYGHGGRQFWVVSSCFFFLVYSLVVVLPKTPLKERISLPSRRSFYVYAGILALLNLVQGLGSALLCADIVEGLCCVDATTFLYFSFFAPLIYVAFLRGFFGSEPKILFSYKCQVDETEEPDMHLPQPYAVARREGLEAAGAASTQFDSAGVAYLDDVASLPCHTGSINSLDSERWKAINA